One Thermicanus aegyptius DSM 12793 DNA segment encodes these proteins:
- a CDS encoding response regulator transcription factor: MEPKRVLIIEDEKNVSRFIQLELQHEGYEPEVVHDGRTGLERAMEEEWDLILLDLMLPGLNGLEICRRIRAVKYTPIIMLTARDGVMDRVAGLESGADDYIPKPFAIEELLARMRALFRRVEELRKGNEEEKRILTFRDLIIDLDGVRVTRNGEEIELTKREYDLLVYLVENRGRVISREQLLNEVWGYEAFIETNVVDVYIRYLRNKLDLPQEESYIQTIRGKGYVMRN; the protein is encoded by the coding sequence ATGGAACCAAAGCGTGTCCTCATCATTGAAGATGAAAAGAATGTCTCCAGATTTATCCAGCTTGAATTGCAGCATGAAGGATATGAGCCGGAGGTTGTCCACGATGGAAGAACAGGATTGGAACGAGCGATGGAAGAGGAGTGGGATCTTATCCTTCTTGATTTGATGTTGCCTGGATTAAACGGTTTGGAGATCTGCCGCCGCATTCGCGCGGTCAAATATACTCCGATCATCATGCTGACGGCGAGGGATGGGGTGATGGACCGGGTTGCCGGGCTGGAGAGCGGCGCTGATGATTACATCCCTAAGCCTTTTGCCATTGAGGAATTGCTGGCACGCATGAGAGCCCTCTTTCGTCGGGTGGAGGAGCTTCGTAAGGGAAACGAAGAGGAAAAAAGAATACTTACCTTTCGGGATTTGATCATCGATCTGGACGGAGTGAGGGTAACCCGGAATGGAGAGGAGATTGAACTCACCAAGCGGGAATATGATCTGCTTGTTTATCTTGTGGAAAATCGGGGGCGTGTCATCTCCAGAGAACAGCTGTTAAATGAGGTCTGGGGATATGAAGCCTTTATCGAAACCAATGTGGTGGATGTATACATTCGGTATCTCCGGAATAAGTTAGATCTTCCCCAGGAGGAGAGCTATATTCAGACCATTCGGGGGAAGGGATACGTGATGCGAAATTGA
- a CDS encoding HAMP domain-containing sensor histidine kinase gives MKRFFQSLPIRWQMTFWAFLLLFSLFIFYNFVQFYLLQRWFYQLERDAANAKGEEILFFLSQQGVKEPSDLQRIRPLLYRFLDENQTVKIMNRKGEILLTLQENENQMNEGAQMNQESSFFDLFDWLRGKEEGLDFWNGETHFLSIRRKISLGNVQGVVEIINRMDRYDQFMKQFFLLMLGGTGIASLLSLLGGAWLARKLLTPIRSLSDAMQRIGRGGFHERVPVKENHDELSRLSIAFNQMMDRVEESFLKQKQFVEDASHELRTPLAAIEGHLSLLERWGKEEPEVLNESLKASLFETKRLKRLVNELLEVSRAEREGEEEYWTDPLPILQQIERNFRSLYPEVTLHTDLKVEGICLPVRGEHLEQILYIFLENAVKYSEDEKEVSLTASLEGDRCLISVSDRGIGIAKEDLPYIFDRFYRADKARSSAKGGYGLGLAIAKRLVERSGGSIKVNSQLSKGTRIEVGWRFERQKGNHCTSPPGK, from the coding sequence ATGAAACGGTTCTTTCAATCCCTCCCCATTCGTTGGCAAATGACCTTTTGGGCTTTTTTGCTCCTTTTTTCGCTCTTCATATTTTATAACTTCGTACAGTTTTATTTGCTTCAACGCTGGTTTTATCAGTTGGAGAGGGATGCCGCCAATGCAAAAGGGGAAGAGATCTTGTTTTTTCTCTCCCAACAAGGGGTAAAAGAACCATCCGATCTTCAGCGGATCCGACCCCTTTTATACCGTTTCTTGGACGAGAACCAGACCGTAAAGATCATGAACCGTAAGGGAGAGATCCTTTTAACGTTACAGGAGAATGAGAATCAGATGAACGAGGGGGCTCAAATGAATCAAGAATCCTCCTTTTTCGATCTGTTCGATTGGTTAAGGGGAAAGGAAGAGGGGCTGGATTTCTGGAATGGGGAGACTCATTTTTTGTCCATCCGCAGGAAGATCTCTCTCGGAAACGTCCAGGGAGTAGTAGAGATCATCAACCGGATGGACCGATATGATCAGTTCATGAAACAATTTTTCCTCCTTATGTTGGGGGGGACGGGGATCGCCTCTCTTCTCAGCCTGTTAGGGGGGGCTTGGTTGGCCCGTAAGCTCCTTACCCCCATCCGTTCCTTGTCGGATGCGATGCAGCGGATCGGAAGAGGGGGATTTCACGAACGTGTTCCCGTGAAGGAGAATCACGATGAACTTTCCCGCCTCTCTATCGCCTTTAACCAGATGATGGACCGGGTGGAGGAATCTTTTCTAAAACAAAAGCAGTTTGTGGAAGATGCTTCCCATGAGCTGCGCACCCCGTTGGCTGCGATTGAGGGCCATCTCTCCCTTTTGGAGAGATGGGGAAAGGAAGAACCGGAGGTGCTGAATGAGTCGTTGAAAGCTTCCCTTTTCGAGACCAAACGTTTAAAGAGATTGGTGAATGAGCTTTTGGAAGTAAGCCGTGCGGAAAGGGAGGGAGAGGAGGAATATTGGACGGATCCGCTCCCGATTTTGCAGCAAATCGAACGGAATTTCCGCTCTCTTTATCCTGAGGTGACACTTCATACGGATTTGAAGGTGGAAGGAATCTGCCTTCCGGTAAGAGGCGAGCACCTCGAACAGATTCTCTACATTTTTTTGGAGAATGCGGTGAAATATTCGGAGGATGAGAAGGAGGTATCATTAACCGCTTCCCTTGAAGGGGATCGATGCCTCATTTCGGTGTCGGACCGTGGCATTGGGATTGCAAAGGAAGATCTCCCTTATATCTTTGATCGATTTTACCGTGCCGATAAAGCACGCAGCAGCGCCAAAGGGGGATATGGGTTAGGATTGGCCATCGCGAAACGCCTGGTGGAGAGAAGCGGAGGGAGCATTAAAGTGAACAGCCAACTATCCAAGGGGACCCGGATCGAAGTGGGCTGGAGATTTGAAAGGCAAAAAGGCAATCATTGCACATCTCCCCCGGGGAAATAA
- a CDS encoding PepSY domain-containing protein gives MRKKWIALALGAALVGGGVAASLYSGTNAFAAGANSNGAASPATQSLVQQKEEAEKSTPQQEANEAASLVKEVTVSQDQAVQSALAKVPGTVVKSQLDDENGLVVYSIEVKKQDGTSVDVKVDGKTGQVVKTESDEGNEKGVEKGEGQEGAETGTADHDQVQHEEQGEHQGDNGQ, from the coding sequence ATGAGAAAGAAATGGATTGCCCTTGCCCTGGGAGCCGCCCTGGTTGGTGGCGGGGTGGCCGCATCTCTGTATTCCGGAACCAATGCCTTTGCCGCCGGCGCCAATTCCAACGGAGCGGCTTCTCCTGCCACGCAAAGCCTAGTCCAACAGAAGGAGGAGGCGGAGAAATCCACACCTCAACAGGAAGCGAATGAGGCGGCTAGCCTGGTCAAAGAGGTGACCGTATCCCAGGATCAGGCGGTGCAGTCCGCGTTGGCCAAAGTACCCGGGACCGTCGTAAAGAGCCAATTAGATGATGAGAATGGGCTTGTGGTTTACAGCATTGAAGTAAAAAAGCAGGATGGAACTTCCGTTGACGTGAAGGTGGACGGAAAGACGGGACAGGTTGTGAAGACTGAGTCCGACGAGGGCAACGAAAAAGGAGTCGAAAAGGGAGAAGGGCAAGAGGGCGCCGAAACCGGCACGGCAGATCATGATCAGGTTCAGCATGAAGAACAAGGTGAACACCAAGGAGATAACGGGCAATAA
- the asnS gene encoding asparagine--tRNA ligase: MGHLVLEGRTVNATIGTISHYEGQEVRLGAWLYNKRSSGKIQFLQLRDGTGFIQGVLVKNEVSPEVWEAAQTLTQESSLYITGTVRKEERAPSGYELSVRDLEVIQIAEEYPIALKEHGTEFLMDHRHLWIRTPRQRAILRIRDEVIRATYDFFHERGFVKVDPPILTPTTAEGTTNLFQTQYFDEVAYLSQSGQLYMEAAAMALGRVYSFGPTFRAEKSKTRKHLIEFWMIEPEMAFVEHEESMKIQEEYVSYLVERVLARCSLELKTLERDVKKLEAIKPPFPRVTYDEAMKRLKEKGFEITWGEDFGAPHEVALAEDHDRPIFITHWPVETKAFYMKPDPTRPEVVLCADLIAPEGYGEIIGGSQRIDDPALLEERFREHHLSPESYKWYLDLRRYGSVPHSGFGLGLERTVAWIAGVEHVRETIPFPRLLNRLYP; encoded by the coding sequence ATGGGACATCTAGTATTGGAGGGGCGAACTGTGAACGCAACCATAGGAACCATTTCCCATTATGAGGGTCAAGAGGTCCGTTTGGGCGCCTGGTTATATAACAAACGATCGAGCGGTAAGATCCAATTTTTACAACTAAGGGACGGCACAGGCTTTATCCAAGGCGTCTTGGTGAAAAACGAGGTTTCGCCGGAGGTATGGGAGGCCGCCCAGACATTAACGCAAGAAAGTTCGCTATACATAACCGGAACCGTACGGAAAGAGGAGAGGGCTCCGAGCGGATATGAACTTTCGGTGCGCGATCTGGAAGTGATTCAGATCGCGGAAGAATATCCCATCGCCCTCAAGGAACACGGGACCGAATTCCTCATGGATCACCGCCATCTTTGGATCCGTACCCCGCGGCAGCGGGCAATCTTAAGGATTCGCGATGAGGTGATCCGTGCCACCTATGATTTCTTCCATGAACGGGGGTTCGTCAAGGTAGATCCGCCCATCCTCACCCCCACCACCGCCGAAGGGACAACCAACCTTTTCCAAACCCAGTATTTTGATGAAGTGGCTTACCTTTCCCAAAGCGGTCAACTTTATATGGAAGCGGCCGCGATGGCGCTGGGACGAGTCTATTCCTTCGGCCCCACCTTCCGGGCGGAAAAATCGAAGACGAGAAAGCATCTGATTGAATTTTGGATGATTGAGCCGGAGATGGCCTTTGTGGAGCATGAAGAGAGTATGAAAATACAGGAGGAATACGTTTCCTATCTGGTGGAGCGAGTCCTCGCCCGCTGTTCCTTGGAGCTTAAAACGTTGGAGCGGGATGTGAAGAAGTTGGAAGCGATTAAGCCTCCGTTTCCGAGGGTTACCTATGACGAGGCGATGAAGCGACTGAAAGAGAAGGGATTCGAGATCACCTGGGGGGAAGATTTCGGCGCACCCCATGAGGTGGCCTTGGCGGAGGATCATGATCGGCCCATCTTCATCACCCACTGGCCGGTCGAGACGAAGGCGTTCTACATGAAACCGGACCCGACGCGGCCGGAGGTGGTCCTCTGCGCCGATCTGATCGCACCGGAGGGCTACGGGGAGATCATCGGAGGAAGCCAGAGGATCGATGACCCTGCCCTTTTGGAGGAGCGCTTTAGGGAACATCACCTCTCTCCAGAAAGCTACAAGTGGTACCTCGATCTTCGCCGTTACGGAAGCGTTCCTCACTCCGGTTTCGGATTAGGTCTGGAGCGGACGGTCGCCTGGATCGCCGGCGTCGAGCATGTGCGGGAGACCATCCCGTTCCCCCGTCTCTTGAATCGGCTTTATCCTTGA